The Chamaesiphon minutus PCC 6605 DNA window TTATAGTTAGGATCGATCTTGGTTAATGATTCGCAAATCTTGATCAGGAGATCGCTGTGAGAAACTAGATCGATCGTCTTAGTTAAAGCAGAGATCGCGATCGGATTTCCCGGATCGAATACTTTACCTAAGCTGTGGGCTGCTTGCCAACAAATGAATGGACTTTCGACAGTTTGAACGAGTTTTTCTAACCCAGAAATAGCAGCAGTTCGATCGGTTTGTCTGAGCGATACTCTCGCCCCATCCTGGACTGGTAGGGGATAAAATTGCCAGGTATCGAGCGTGGGAATGAACTTAGCAAATCGCCATTGCAGTAACCGATCGACAATCTGCTGACTATAAATAGATTCCGGGAATTCGGCGAGTACGGCGGCGGCTAAAAAGTAAGCCCGATAGTGATAAAATCCGCCATGAGATCGATCGAAATCGATTAATGCAGCGATAAATGATTCCTTTTCATTCGCCGTGATATCTGCTCGCCCAAACCAAAACAGGATAGTCTCTTGCCAATAGGGACTAAAAATTGGTGAGTGAGTGGTTATAGTTCCCGCCAAAAAGTAGTGCCAATCGTCGATCGATCGAGCGGCAAAATATTCCTGAAAAGTGGAATGATAAAAAGCATAAATTTTGGCTCCCGTACTAGCAGAAATACCAACCTGATTCAACCAACCTAGTTGTAATGCTAGTTCGAGCAGTTCTGGCGAGAGTAATTCTAAAACAGTATGCTCGTGGAGTCTAAATCTGACTCGTTCTTGGGTTTCTCCTGATGACTCTAAGCTGAGTGCTTGCAGAGCTAATTTGCCTAAAGCCGAGTTTAACTGCTGACGTTGTGCCAAACTAGTCGGAAACCGATCTTGTTTCCACGCATAAATCGTGTCGGTAAATTGTCGATACAAACTAGCTTTGGTACTGGGTAATTTACCTTGAGTCAGCAACCAGTAGCGACATAATAAAGCCAATCGCAGCGGATTTTTGACAGCATCGCGCAACCGTTGATATTGAGGTTGTGCTAATTCGATACTGAGATTTTCACCCAGATGTGGCTGAGTGCGAAACCAGCCTTGAATAAATTGTCGCACTCGATCGGGCGAGCCGCGATAACCATCGCTCAAACTGAGATGGCGATAAGTACTAAAATTTTCTAATGCGTTTTTACCACTATCCCAAACATTCGATCGACATGTCAAAATCACATGTGCGGAACCAATCCAGCCCCGCAATTGCCGATCGATATTCGCCAGCGCGATACTCGCATCAATGGCCATTTCATCGACAGCATCGAGCAGCAACCACACTCTTCCCCGCTCGAATTGTGATGCAAAATCTTGTTGCAATTGCGGCGCGATCGCGAGTTGGCGAGTAGCCAGTTTGAGCCAGTCTTGTAACAGATAATCTTCCAAAGTTTTACCCTGAAGATCGGCAAGCGAAATCCAGATCGGCAGCAATTGCAAATCGAGCATTCCAGCGGCTAACTTTTGCAAACAGGTAGTTTTGCCCGAACCTGGTTCGCCGATAATCCCAATCCGATTGGTTTCTGAATTGGTGACTAATCGCGCTAACAATCGATCGAGATCGAGATCGCCGATCGTCTGCGCCCCAATTTCCTCGCTAATACCATCGATACCCGCTTGCCCCTCAAATATAGTGGCGCGTTGTCTTTCCATCAAGTCTAGGGGCACATAGACCTCTTCGAGACTAAATTTCAGTCGCTCCTCTCCCATCAGCGGATTGGTGGTAATCCGGTGATACTGTTGAGTATTCAGACTCGATCGCACTAGCTCCCACCAGTAATCTAGGTTAGCCACTGCTGGTTGACTATCAATCGAAGGTTGCGGTGACTTCCGGCGATCCCATTCCCGCGAAAATCGATCGAGATTAGCCGCTCGATCGAATCTGTCATGCCACAAATTGAGGGTAAAATGCCAAGTTTCCGAGCCACCCTTGCTCGCGCGATTATCTTCGACAATCTCCAGAAAATCAGTCAAACATTTAATCGCTTCCTTGATCTGTTCCCCAGTTAGTGTTGCACCTGCTAATTTAGCTAACTGTTCGAGATATCTAACTTTCGTCCGAATTACACACCGCTGGGAAGTTTGCCAATGCAGTTGAATATCCCGTTGTAAGTTCTCTAACTGGCGTTCGTCGGCAGCTAATTCATCATTGGCATAGTCAACTAGCACCATGAAAAATTGCACGGTGCGTTGTTTGACGGCATTACCATAATTAGGACGCGGCATACTAGAGAATTAATTAGAAGTTGATGCTTAGTGGACTCCTTCAATCTCAACGAATGTATCGATTCAATTCTTCAACCAGGAGATGAACGGTGGTAGCAGGATTATCGTTTTCCGGCTCGTGCGGATCGTAACTGGCTAATAGGTTTTTAGCGTGCTTGATTGCTTGAGTTTGTTTATCTTCAAGCTTGACATACATATCATCACTATTTTTCTCATAATCGCAGCCTAGTAATTTAGTCAGCTTTTTCTTATAATCACTTCTCGGCACGCCAGTATTAAAATAGTGAAAATGTAATAAATACCAAATTTCAAAGCACTCATTGGAATAGGCTACATTAATATTTTCCTTGGCCGCTATTTTCAATGCTTCTCTAAACCTATGTGCAGTATTATTAACCTTAGATGGATCTCGATCGAATACACACCATACTCGATCGAATTTTTTAGCTGTCATTAACTCGATCGCCTTATTGACTACCGCAACTGTTTCGCAGCTAGCCCCAATAATAGTAACTTCTGGTCTAGTACTGACGGGAAAACTTTTAAAATAATTTGGCTCAGTTTTTTCGCCTTCACAGACAATCAGAAAAGTCGGAATGGTATCTCTAGTACCCAAGATTCTTTCTGTAAAACCTTTGTCCGAACGTGATTGCGATTGACGCTCTTTATTCCTAGACATATTATTTTTTACCCAATAACCGACTCAAGTCACCAATAAACGGCACTGCACCATATTTTCCCGCAATATAATCTTGCTCGAAGCTAGCTCGATCTGGAATCTTATATTCGGCTAGGGAGTACAAATCCGTGGCTCCATAACGATTCTTTTCCGTAAACCAAATTTGATCTTTCCGAAACAGATTGCTACTCAGCAAGTTTGTATCATGAGTTGTAAATATTAATTGAGCATTCTCTGAATTAGTTTTAGGAGAATTAAACAGCTTAACAATCGCACTAGTAACCAACGGATGCAACCTCCCATCTAATTCGTCAATAATTAATATTCTTCCTTGTTCTAAAGCAATAATTAATAGTCCTGCTAACCGATACAGTTTTTGAGTGCCAGCAGATTCTTCTTTATCAATATTAAATTCCTCCAAAGATAGTTTGCTTCCATCTACATCATATTTCCAACGAGTGGTTTTTATGTCAAAAAATGTGTCGTCGCCTACATCGTCAGGTGGAATTGTAATTAATTCAAGACCGACTATTCCAAGGTCAAAGCCAGTCACAATACTTCTTAGATCTTGCTTGCGATAATCTCCCATGAGGATTTCATCAGACATCTCTATGTACTTAGATTCATCTTCTAATTCAGAAATTGTAATTAATTTTCGATCGAACCAATCGATAATTTCTGTAGATATGCTACCATTGAATTGAGATACGACAGACAAGAACAATGCATTATCTCTTGTTTTCTTAACTAGATCTTGTCCTTCTATGAATTTTTGTGATACGTAAATTTCCTTTCCCTCCCGTGAGAACAGTTCAAATTCGGTACTTATTGATGTCTGATATAACCATTCCGATCTGACACAAAGACGATCGACTTCAAAGCCATAGCGATATCTAGTTGTACCGATCGCAAATATAATTTCAAAATAGGACGGTTCGGCTTCAGTATCTTTACTTAATCTGTAGATTTCCGTATCGATCGGCTCTTTAACTCTTCTACCTACCGCAGAGTTAAGCACAAAAGTCCGCATGAAAGCGATGGCTCGAACCAAATTACTTTTGCCGCTAGCATTGGCACCATAGATGGCGGCACTTTTTAATAAACTGATGTCCTTTGCGATCGCAAATACATTATTTAGATCTGTCGTTTCGTCTTCATGTTGAATTGGTGCCGCAACCATGCTAA harbors:
- a CDS encoding NACHT domain-containing protein gives rise to the protein MPRPNYGNAVKQRTVQFFMVLVDYANDELAADERQLENLQRDIQLHWQTSQRCVIRTKVRYLEQLAKLAGATLTGEQIKEAIKCLTDFLEIVEDNRASKGGSETWHFTLNLWHDRFDRAANLDRFSREWDRRKSPQPSIDSQPAVANLDYWWELVRSSLNTQQYHRITTNPLMGEERLKFSLEEVYVPLDLMERQRATIFEGQAGIDGISEEIGAQTIGDLDLDRLLARLVTNSETNRIGIIGEPGSGKTTCLQKLAAGMLDLQLLPIWISLADLQGKTLEDYLLQDWLKLATRQLAIAPQLQQDFASQFERGRVWLLLDAVDEMAIDASIALANIDRQLRGWIGSAHVILTCRSNVWDSGKNALENFSTYRHLSLSDGYRGSPDRVRQFIQGWFRTQPHLGENLSIELAQPQYQRLRDAVKNPLRLALLCRYWLLTQGKLPSTKASLYRQFTDTIYAWKQDRFPTSLAQRQQLNSALGKLALQALSLESSGETQERVRFRLHEHTVLELLSPELLELALQLGWLNQVGISASTGAKIYAFYHSTFQEYFAARSIDDWHYFLAGTITTHSPIFSPYWQETILFWFGRADITANEKESFIAALIDFDRSHGGFYHYRAYFLAAAVLAEFPESIYSQQIVDRLLQWRFAKFIPTLDTWQFYPLPVQDGARVSLRQTDRTAAISGLEKLVQTVESPFICWQAAHSLGKVFDPGNPIAISALTKTIDLVSHSDLLIKICESLTKIDPNYNETAISTLVNIIHSKKTVSLTRKAAFTLGKVLLESATIPILRGYANDDNNSLLILAIDTLVSIIESGDSSPSQSLRHHADGMAAMENLRQLAPTHPATQQQFIDTRTLPSSTRNRRKKVARAQNIEIAIAQIEHKLTTINNVESQRRYAYQLGKFQPGHPLAVDVLLQLLSSPQSKSFYKLTGEYLKEVAVIEQLPLIITHLKSQVIEVEKGDRSACAMTCYKLLWYCADRLPDRQFIQIWER
- a CDS encoding RloB family protein, with the protein product MSRNKERQSQSRSDKGFTERILGTRDTIPTFLIVCEGEKTEPNYFKSFPVSTRPEVTIIGASCETVAVVNKAIELMTAKKFDRVWCVFDRDPSKVNNTAHRFREALKIAAKENINVAYSNECFEIWYLLHFHYFNTGVPRSDYKKKLTKLLGCDYEKNSDDMYVKLEDKQTQAIKHAKNLLASYDPHEPENDNPATTVHLLVEELNRYIR
- a CDS encoding AAA family ATPase codes for the protein MIEFSVGNYRSFKDVVTFSMVAAPIQHEDETTDLNNVFAIAKDISLLKSAAIYGANASGKSNLVRAIAFMRTFVLNSAVGRRVKEPIDTEIYRLSKDTEAEPSYFEIIFAIGTTRYRYGFEVDRLCVRSEWLYQTSISTEFELFSREGKEIYVSQKFIEGQDLVKKTRDNALFLSVVSQFNGSISTEIIDWFDRKLITISELEDESKYIEMSDEILMGDYRKQDLRSIVTGFDLGIVGLELITIPPDDVGDDTFFDIKTTRWKYDVDGSKLSLEEFNIDKEESAGTQKLYRLAGLLIIALEQGRILIIDELDGRLHPLVTSAIVKLFNSPKTNSENAQLIFTTHDTNLLSSNLFRKDQIWFTEKNRYGATDLYSLAEYKIPDRASFEQDYIAGKYGAVPFIGDLSRLLGKK